The following coding sequences are from one Lysinibacillus sp. FSL W8-0992 window:
- a CDS encoding GNAT family N-acetyltransferase, whose product MVEVRKALSSEAEKIVSVMTNAEASGFMLFSPLEREVNPEKFAKFIDATHSNEKSGVFVACVNERIVGYLIVQNEKPQRIAHRANIVIGVHSESRGQGVGNALFTHVMAWAQQVGLHRLDLTVIASNEVAVHLYKKMGFEIEGVKRHSLCINGQYVDEYFMSLLL is encoded by the coding sequence ATGGTTGAAGTAAGAAAAGCATTATCTAGTGAAGCTGAAAAAATAGTAAGTGTAATGACAAATGCCGAAGCATCTGGTTTTATGTTATTTTCCCCACTAGAAAGAGAAGTAAATCCTGAAAAGTTCGCTAAATTTATTGATGCAACTCATAGTAATGAGAAATCAGGGGTTTTTGTTGCATGTGTAAATGAAAGAATTGTCGGTTATTTAATCGTCCAAAATGAAAAGCCGCAACGTATAGCACATCGAGCAAATATTGTAATTGGCGTACATAGTGAAAGTCGTGGTCAAGGCGTCGGTAATGCCCTTTTTACGCATGTAATGGCATGGGCACAGCAAGTAGGATTGCACCGACTAGATTTAACGGTTATCGCTTCAAATGAAGTTGCCGTTCATTTATATAAAAAAATGGGCTTTGAAATTGAAGGTGTTAAAAGACACTCTTTATGTATTAATGGTCAATATGTAGATGAGTATTTTATGTCTCTATTATTATAA
- a CDS encoding YuzD family protein, with protein sequence MGQSKPTIEIYGTAVICASCVNAPSSKDTYEWLQAAIDRKYPNQAYDIRYVDIEGPIENDRDQDYATRIQEDEFFYPLVLINDEVVGEGYVQLKPVFTALESLGFTPDETV encoded by the coding sequence ATGGGTCAATCAAAACCAACTATTGAAATTTACGGAACAGCTGTGATTTGTGCTAGCTGTGTCAATGCACCTTCTTCAAAAGATACATATGAATGGCTACAAGCTGCCATTGATCGAAAATATCCAAACCAAGCCTATGATATTCGCTATGTCGATATTGAAGGTCCAATTGAGAATGATCGTGACCAAGATTATGCTACACGTATTCAAGAAGATGAATTTTTCTATCCACTTGTCCTAATCAATGATGAAGTAGTAGGAGAAGGTTATGTCCAATTAAAACCTGTCTTCACTGCACTTGAAAGCCTTGGCTTTACACCAGACGAAACCGTGTAA
- a CDS encoding NUDIX hydrolase, producing MKKDRGKVWLGVAGCTVNEIGQWLVVKKAYSGLKGRWSLPAGFVNAGETVDEAVVRELKEETGIDCYVSGLIGFRTGVIRGEISDNMAIFYCKMKDEQQQLFIQENEILEAKWLYPSELAQDEMTSVMLKEMVSNQFEQHQLDAIDGINPGDVFGYSSYRLFFKK from the coding sequence ATGAAAAAAGATCGTGGCAAAGTTTGGTTAGGTGTTGCAGGTTGCACTGTCAATGAAATTGGGCAATGGCTCGTTGTAAAAAAGGCCTATAGTGGTTTAAAAGGACGATGGTCATTACCAGCCGGTTTTGTTAATGCAGGAGAAACAGTTGATGAGGCAGTTGTTCGAGAATTGAAAGAAGAAACTGGCATCGATTGTTATGTTTCGGGCTTAATCGGCTTTCGTACAGGTGTAATTCGTGGTGAAATTAGTGATAACATGGCTATTTTTTATTGTAAGATGAAGGATGAACAACAACAGCTCTTTATTCAAGAAAATGAAATATTAGAGGCCAAATGGCTGTATCCTAGTGAACTGGCACAGGATGAAATGACATCTGTTATGTTAAAGGAAATGGTGTCTAATCAATTTGAACAGCATCAATTAGATGCAATTGATGGCATCAATCCAGGTGACGTGTTCGGTTACTCCTCCTATCGATTATTTTTTAAAAAATAA
- a CDS encoding sirohydrochlorin chelatase, with protein MQAILYVAHGSRVKAGVEQAVAFLQRVQQDIDLLIQEICFLELAQPTIAQGIENCVRQGATAIAIMPILLLAAQHAKHDIPQEIEKAKKRYPTVRFTYGEPLGVHELLIDTLQTRILETELYANNASVLLIGRGSSDPAVKEDLAKIALRLREKYSYVAVDTCFLYGAGPSLEGWIKQRQQFNHRVFIVPYLLFTGILRQSIAKQLQGYEENNMILCNSLGYDDNVRKVLVERIVQLVQLNYLEEGCFS; from the coding sequence ATGCAGGCTATTTTATATGTGGCACATGGTAGTCGGGTAAAGGCTGGTGTAGAGCAAGCAGTTGCATTTTTACAGCGAGTGCAACAGGACATTGATTTACTGATTCAGGAAATTTGTTTTTTAGAGCTAGCCCAGCCAACGATTGCACAAGGTATAGAAAATTGCGTACGCCAAGGGGCTACAGCCATTGCAATTATGCCGATTCTTTTGTTAGCTGCCCAGCATGCGAAGCACGATATCCCTCAGGAGATTGAAAAGGCAAAAAAGCGATACCCAACAGTACGCTTTACATACGGGGAGCCACTCGGAGTACATGAGCTATTAATTGACACACTACAAACGCGAATTTTAGAAACAGAGCTTTATGCTAACAATGCAAGCGTATTACTCATTGGTCGTGGCAGTAGTGATCCAGCAGTTAAAGAGGATTTAGCTAAAATTGCGTTAAGATTACGTGAAAAATATAGTTATGTAGCAGTCGATACATGCTTTTTATACGGAGCGGGTCCTAGCTTGGAAGGTTGGATAAAGCAAAGGCAACAATTCAATCATCGTGTATTTATCGTGCCATATTTATTGTTTACGGGCATTTTACGTCAAAGTATTGCCAAGCAATTGCAAGGGTATGAGGAAAACAACATGATTTTATGTAATAGCTTGGGCTATGACGATAATGTAAGGAAAGTATTAGTGGAACGTATCGTGCAATTAGTACAACTAAATTATTTGGAGGAAGGGTGTTTTTCGTAA
- a CDS encoding YuiB family protein, with amino-acid sequence MGGSVSIVQLIISIVLFFVMFFGIGFLLNMLLRMTWLMAVVYPIVVVFIVDDVSFLDYIFKPGSAFPALLDKLQALQVVDISILSGGFAGAIVAGIVMIYLRKSGYRMF; translated from the coding sequence ATGGGTGGTTCAGTTTCAATCGTGCAGTTAATCATTTCAATTGTGTTATTTTTCGTCATGTTTTTTGGTATCGGATTTCTATTGAATATGTTACTGCGGATGACTTGGTTAATGGCAGTTGTATATCCAATTGTAGTTGTCTTTATTGTTGATGATGTAAGCTTTTTAGATTATATTTTTAAACCTGGTTCAGCCTTCCCAGCGCTGTTAGATAAATTGCAAGCATTACAAGTAGTAGATATTTCTATTTTATCCGGTGGCTTTGCAGGGGCAATTGTAGCAGGAATTGTTATGATTTATTTAAGAAAAAGTGGATATCGGATGTTTTAA
- a CDS encoding NUDIX domain-containing protein has translation MDLGESFEEVAKREVFEETGLLVHHLKLLNVFSGSEYYLKVSNGDELYSITAVYYTKEFSGEMKIDYNESENLQFFAYSNLPTDLTQIYRSFINPYIDTIFT, from the coding sequence ATGGATTTAGGAGAGAGTTTTGAAGAAGTAGCCAAACGAGAAGTTTTCGAAGAAACCGGATTATTAGTCCACCACCTAAAATTACTGAATGTATTCTCAGGATCTGAATACTATTTAAAAGTATCAAATGGTGATGAATTATATTCTATAACAGCTGTTTATTACACAAAGGAATTTAGTGGCGAAATGAAAATCGACTACAATGAATCAGAAAATCTTCAATTTTTTGCTTATTCTAATTTACCTACAGACTTAACACAAATATATAGAAGTTTTATTAATCCATATATAGATACTATATTTACATAA
- a CDS encoding DUF2225 domain-containing protein, with amino-acid sequence MEISPYYEKKVQCLNCKKEFPTLKVRSKFIKVDHTETDFHPIYADDVNALYYNVFVCEHCGFSFTEDFSKYFAPGVQDIIQTQITEKWVHHDFKGERTIFQAIQAYKLAFLCGTIKKEKFVATAGLTLRLAWLYRALKNEGQEQRFMKMSRDLYMESYSNEDYSSTQMSDVRIMYMIAELSRRIGDIENATRFFSKVIEKQSNGGEAKIIDMAKEQWTLIREEKEKARHV; translated from the coding sequence ATGGAGATTTCACCATATTACGAAAAGAAAGTACAATGTCTTAATTGTAAAAAAGAATTTCCTACATTAAAAGTACGCTCTAAATTCATAAAAGTAGATCATACCGAAACTGATTTTCATCCGATTTATGCGGACGATGTTAATGCTCTTTACTACAACGTATTCGTTTGCGAGCATTGTGGCTTCTCCTTTACTGAAGACTTTTCAAAATATTTTGCGCCTGGCGTACAGGATATTATTCAGACACAAATTACAGAAAAATGGGTACATCATGATTTCAAAGGCGAACGTACTATATTCCAAGCGATTCAAGCTTATAAATTAGCCTTTTTATGCGGTACTATCAAAAAGGAAAAATTCGTTGCTACAGCTGGCCTTACTTTACGTCTTGCATGGCTATATCGTGCATTAAAAAATGAAGGACAAGAGCAACGATTTATGAAAATGTCACGTGATCTTTATATGGAATCTTATTCAAATGAAGATTATAGCTCAACTCAAATGTCAGATGTTCGCATAATGTATATGATTGCCGAATTATCTCGTCGTATCGGTGATATTGAAAATGCGACACGCTTCTTTTCTAAAGTTATTGAGAAACAAAGCAATGGTGGAGAAGCAAAAATTATCGATATGGCGAAGGAACAATGGACTCTTATTCGCGAAGAAAAAGAAAAAGCTCGACATGTGTAA
- a CDS encoding divergent PAP2 family protein: protein MNLAILQNTPLLVALFSVLFAQFVKIPIHFLMTRQIKWGLFTSTGGMPSSHSASVTGLTTSIAYETGLDSPVFAIAAMFSFIVMYDASGVRFQAGQHAVVLNQLRKDFQTLLRDIKDWPQMDGQEKMEELKTLLGHKRSEVFFGALTGIFIAIITYQFIQ from the coding sequence ATGAATTTGGCGATACTTCAAAATACCCCTCTACTCGTCGCCCTCTTTTCTGTTCTCTTTGCACAGTTTGTAAAAATTCCTATACATTTTTTAATGACAAGACAAATAAAATGGGGCCTATTTACATCCACTGGAGGAATGCCTAGCTCTCACTCTGCTTCTGTTACGGGGTTAACAACATCAATAGCGTATGAAACAGGCTTGGATTCACCTGTTTTTGCTATAGCCGCAATGTTTTCGTTCATTGTTATGTATGATGCAAGTGGTGTTCGTTTCCAAGCAGGGCAACACGCAGTTGTATTAAATCAACTTCGCAAAGATTTTCAGACGTTGCTACGTGATATTAAAGATTGGCCACAGATGGATGGGCAGGAAAAAATGGAAGAGTTGAAAACTTTGCTTGGTCATAAGCGTAGTGAGGTGTTTTTCGGAGCATTAACAGGCATCTTTATCGCTATCATAACCTATCAATTCATTCAATAA
- a CDS encoding CarD family transcriptional regulator — protein sequence MYNVGDVVIYSSHGLCSVEDICEQTFSDITKTYYVLQPLNDSKLTIRTPIDNAKKQLRDIIKKDDAIRILSSFTSPGIEWIEQNTHRMRFHVEIIKTGDRQKQANLLNTLLRKKFEYEANEKKFPNQEEKLLHSLQEIIFSEFSIALDKPSEEIYEDVLAKLS from the coding sequence ATGTACAATGTTGGCGATGTAGTCATTTATTCATCACATGGACTTTGTTCAGTTGAAGATATTTGTGAACAAACCTTTAGCGACATTACTAAAACTTACTACGTTTTACAACCACTCAACGATTCAAAATTAACAATTCGTACTCCTATCGATAATGCAAAAAAACAACTTAGAGATATTATTAAAAAAGATGATGCCATTAGAATTTTAAGTTCATTTACGTCTCCCGGTATTGAATGGATTGAACAAAACACACATCGGATGAGATTTCACGTAGAAATTATTAAAACAGGCGATCGACAAAAACAGGCGAACCTTTTAAATACATTGCTACGCAAAAAGTTTGAATATGAAGCAAACGAAAAAAAATTCCCAAATCAAGAAGAAAAATTATTGCACTCTTTACAAGAAATTATATTTTCCGAATTCTCCATTGCACTCGATAAACCTTCAGAAGAAATTTATGAAGATGTATTAGCTAAACTAAGTTAA
- a CDS encoding SH3 domain-containing protein, with the protein MNIIKKWLVAVFVLLILFSFQHQVAEAADYRTVKIVSGSSLIVRDSPNDTANSIGNLDKDQFVIEFSSSNGWSHIQAGEVKGYVSSSFLSTPPSTIKIANSKSGLVVKSMPSLSASTLATLKYNMVVEDYGSVGDGWSFVQYGNVVGYVKSDFMGKTKTTTKYVNTNSGVVVRNIASQSGASVGSLSNGTQVTVHATLVGWSYVTANNVKGYVVDSYLSTKKPVVPFNNINFNLSIKDVEKNEKSKFIQKLQDGRETFLIYETMKYGYYAELTYIFLGGQLEYITYNFFPEENSFHTWDQMSTIHDLLHRQGVAEFGNDYQFSYEKYSALYTGWEKSGYAVLIAVDDKNLYTTAKLIYYRK; encoded by the coding sequence TTGAATATAATTAAGAAATGGTTAGTTGCAGTTTTTGTACTTCTGATCCTATTTAGCTTTCAGCATCAAGTAGCAGAAGCAGCTGACTATCGTACTGTGAAGATTGTAAGTGGCTCCAGCTTGATTGTGAGAGATTCGCCGAATGATACAGCCAATTCCATTGGTAATTTAGATAAAGATCAATTCGTAATAGAGTTTTCTTCATCAAATGGTTGGTCTCACATTCAAGCAGGTGAAGTAAAAGGGTATGTATCTTCCTCTTTTTTAAGTACTCCACCTTCAACTATTAAAATCGCAAATTCTAAAAGTGGCCTCGTTGTAAAATCTATGCCATCTCTATCAGCCTCAACATTAGCTACATTGAAGTATAATATGGTTGTTGAAGATTATGGTTCAGTAGGGGATGGATGGTCATTTGTGCAGTATGGCAATGTGGTAGGCTATGTTAAATCTGATTTTATGGGTAAGACTAAAACAACGACAAAGTATGTTAATACAAATAGTGGGGTTGTTGTTCGCAATATTGCCAGCCAATCTGGGGCTTCGGTAGGTTCATTAAGTAATGGTACACAAGTAACTGTACATGCTACGTTAGTAGGTTGGTCTTATGTGACTGCTAATAATGTCAAAGGGTACGTAGTAGATTCGTATTTATCTACTAAGAAACCAGTTGTACCTTTCAATAATATTAACTTTAACTTGTCTATTAAAGATGTAGAGAAAAATGAAAAATCAAAGTTTATACAAAAACTTCAAGACGGTAGAGAGACTTTTTTAATCTATGAAACGATGAAATATGGCTATTATGCAGAGTTGACTTACATTTTTTTAGGTGGGCAATTAGAGTATATTACTTATAACTTCTTTCCAGAAGAAAATAGTTTTCACACATGGGATCAAATGTCAACGATACATGACCTACTACATAGACAAGGAGTAGCCGAATTTGGTAATGATTATCAATTTAGTTATGAAAAATATAGCGCTTTATATACAGGTTGGGAAAAGAGTGGTTACGCAGTTTTGATTGCAGTGGATGATAAAAATCTTTATACTACAGCAAAATTAATATATTATCGTAAGTGA
- a CDS encoding uroporphyrin-III methyltransferase codes for MRNFGGYPGGFGGGGFFWPIGAPFFGGLLGGFLGSQFNQYPYYPNYPNYRPYPPGPYFGPRRRPYPRYRPY; via the coding sequence ATGCGAAATTTCGGAGGTTATCCAGGAGGCTTTGGTGGCGGTGGCTTCTTTTGGCCAATAGGTGCACCATTTTTTGGAGGGTTATTAGGAGGTTTTCTTGGGTCACAATTTAACCAATATCCATACTACCCGAATTATCCTAACTATCGTCCATATCCACCAGGTCCATATTTCGGACCACGTAGACGACCATATCCACGGTATAGACCATACTAA
- a CDS encoding leucyl aminopeptidase has product MHIVKEAKTFESISTEVLVVGVTKHREQMQDWASFSAFYGESLNAWLSAGDVSTELKSITKLPFVKEHDNLKRILFVGLDERKNLTEGDLRAAFGLVGKELKALKVKDYSIWLESFTTEAITVNDVAFLAGEGTTLGYYSIPHYKTTSNEVDKLIEAVNLVTTAEDLDEVVASFEVGIIYADAVNEARSLINLPPNLLTATDLANYAQSLAIDYDFEVEILDKAQLEELGMGGILSVNQGSYEEPRLITLKYKATEDFADPIGLVGKGVTYDTGGYSLKPKDSMVGMKGDMGGAAAVLGAMKIIGELRPNKNVVAVIGSTDNMVSDTAFKPDDVITMYSGKTVEILNTDAEGRLVLADATTYAKQQGATALIDVATLTGGVITALGLDKTGALSNDDEFYASFMEAAQETDEFVWRMPLTESDKKRIRKSDVADLNNSPGRDGHMIFGGGFVGEFVGDLPWIHLDIAGTSDTGAAHDLGPKGGTGVMVRTLANFVQRLGEEK; this is encoded by the coding sequence ATGCATATTGTTAAAGAAGCAAAAACATTTGAATCGATTTCTACAGAAGTATTAGTTGTAGGGGTTACAAAACATCGTGAACAAATGCAAGATTGGGCAAGTTTTTCAGCATTTTACGGAGAATCACTAAATGCTTGGCTTAGTGCAGGCGATGTATCGACTGAACTAAAATCGATTACGAAATTGCCATTCGTGAAGGAACATGACAATTTAAAACGTATTTTATTTGTAGGCTTAGATGAGCGTAAAAACTTAACAGAAGGTGACTTACGGGCTGCATTTGGATTAGTCGGTAAAGAGCTTAAAGCTTTAAAAGTAAAAGACTATTCAATTTGGCTTGAATCATTTACAACAGAAGCAATAACTGTAAATGATGTTGCGTTTTTAGCGGGTGAAGGAACAACGCTAGGTTATTATTCTATTCCTCATTATAAAACAACTTCAAATGAAGTAGATAAACTTATTGAAGCAGTAAATTTAGTGACTACTGCTGAGGATTTAGATGAAGTTGTGGCTAGCTTTGAAGTCGGTATCATTTATGCAGATGCAGTTAACGAGGCACGTAGCTTAATTAATCTACCACCAAATCTATTAACTGCAACAGACTTAGCAAATTATGCACAGTCCCTTGCAATCGACTATGATTTTGAAGTAGAAATTTTAGATAAAGCACAACTAGAGGAACTTGGTATGGGCGGTATTTTAAGTGTCAATCAAGGTTCATATGAAGAACCTCGTTTAATCACGTTAAAATATAAAGCAACAGAAGATTTCGCTGATCCAATTGGTCTTGTGGGTAAAGGCGTTACGTATGATACGGGTGGTTATTCATTAAAACCTAAAGATTCGATGGTTGGTATGAAGGGCGATATGGGCGGTGCAGCAGCAGTGCTCGGTGCTATGAAAATTATCGGTGAATTACGCCCTAATAAAAACGTAGTTGCAGTTATTGGCTCTACTGATAATATGGTTTCTGATACAGCCTTTAAACCTGATGATGTAATTACAATGTATAGTGGTAAAACGGTTGAGATTTTAAATACTGATGCTGAAGGACGTTTAGTATTGGCAGATGCTACTACATATGCTAAACAACAAGGAGCAACTGCACTTATTGACGTTGCTACTTTAACAGGCGGTGTTATTACAGCACTTGGTCTAGATAAAACGGGTGCACTTTCTAATGATGATGAATTCTATGCTAGTTTCATGGAAGCAGCACAAGAGACAGATGAGTTTGTATGGCGTATGCCTTTAACAGAAAGTGATAAGAAACGAATTCGTAAATCAGATGTTGCAGATTTGAACAACTCTCCTGGTCGCGATGGTCATATGATTTTCGGTGGTGGCTTCGTAGGCGAATTTGTTGGTGATTTACCTTGGATTCATTTAGATATTGCAGGTACTTCGGATACAGGAGCTGCACATGATTTAGGACCAAAAGGTGGTACGGGTGTCATGGTGCGTACATTAGCAAACTTTGTGCAACGTTTAGGTGAAGAAAAATAG
- the cobA gene encoding uroporphyrinogen-III C-methyltransferase, whose protein sequence is MGKVYIVGAGPGDIDLITLRGLRCIEQADVILYDRLINKDLLTYAKKSAKLIFCGKLPNRHAMIQDHINHSLVSYAQQGFIVTRLKGGDPFVFGRGAEEAEVLAKHHIPFEIVPGITSGIAAPAYAGIPVTHRDLSSSFAMVTGHMREGKDDAIQWESLAKGIDTIAIYMGVGNLPYIQQQLIKYGRDEQTPVALIHWGTCQQQKTVIGTLANIVDVAQQENIQNPSMIVIGEVVTLREKIQWFEETCPKMPLKEISV, encoded by the coding sequence ATGGGGAAGGTGTACATTGTTGGAGCCGGTCCGGGCGATATTGATTTGATTACGCTAAGAGGATTACGCTGCATTGAACAGGCGGATGTCATCTTATACGACAGACTGATTAATAAGGACTTATTAACGTATGCGAAAAAAAGTGCCAAGTTGATATTTTGTGGAAAGTTACCAAATCGACATGCCATGATTCAGGATCATATTAATCATTCCCTTGTAAGCTATGCACAGCAAGGCTTTATTGTCACAAGGTTAAAAGGGGGTGACCCATTCGTTTTTGGCAGAGGTGCTGAGGAAGCAGAAGTGCTTGCCAAACATCATATTCCATTTGAAATCGTACCTGGGATCACCTCTGGAATAGCCGCGCCAGCATATGCGGGTATTCCTGTTACACATCGGGATTTAAGTTCAAGCTTCGCAATGGTCACAGGTCATATGCGAGAGGGAAAAGATGATGCTATTCAATGGGAAAGTCTTGCTAAAGGAATAGATACGATTGCGATTTATATGGGGGTTGGAAATTTACCTTATATCCAACAGCAGTTAATAAAATACGGACGTGACGAGCAAACGCCTGTCGCACTTATTCATTGGGGAACATGTCAGCAACAAAAAACTGTCATTGGAACATTAGCGAATATTGTGGATGTTGCACAGCAAGAAAATATTCAAAATCCAAGCATGATTGTAATTGGTGAAGTGGTGACATTACGGGAAAAAATTCAATGGTTTGAGGAAACTTGTCCTAAAATGCCTTTAAAAGAAATTTCAGTATAG
- a CDS encoding NAD(P)/FAD-dependent oxidoreductase, translated as MGKLVLLGGGYGNMRVMLRLLPNNLPLDTEIVLVDRAPFHSLKTEFYALAAGTSTDKEIRVSFPEHERLTAVYGEAVDINRAEKVVILEDGQRIEYDDLVIGLGCEDKYHGVPGAEEYTYSIQTMAKSRATFQALCGLPAGSTVGIVGAGLSGIELASELRESRADLKVKLFDRGSRILKDFPEKLSKYVKAWFTKHNVDVIANSNITKVEPGKIFNHEEEIPLDAIVWTAGVQPVKIVRDMDVEKDRQGRPIVTQYFNVLDDEHVYVVGDCASSDFSPSAQLAEEQAEHIVKVLRMRWKGEHLPEKMPDIKLKGFMGSLGKKQGFAYLADTTVTGRIARLMKSGLLWMYKYQND; from the coding sequence ATGGGGAAATTAGTACTTTTAGGTGGCGGCTACGGCAATATGCGTGTCATGCTTCGACTTTTACCGAACAACTTACCGTTAGACACGGAAATCGTTTTAGTAGATAGAGCACCTTTCCATAGTTTAAAAACAGAATTTTATGCATTAGCAGCAGGGACATCGACAGATAAAGAAATTCGTGTAAGCTTCCCAGAGCACGAGCGTTTAACGGCTGTATATGGTGAGGCCGTTGACATTAACCGTGCAGAAAAAGTAGTCATTCTAGAAGATGGGCAACGTATTGAATATGATGATTTAGTAATTGGTCTAGGCTGTGAAGATAAATATCATGGTGTACCAGGTGCAGAAGAGTACACTTACAGCATTCAGACGATGGCAAAATCACGTGCAACATTCCAAGCGTTATGTGGCTTACCAGCAGGCTCAACTGTCGGCATTGTGGGAGCTGGTTTAAGTGGTATTGAGTTAGCGAGTGAACTACGTGAAAGCCGTGCTGATTTAAAAGTAAAATTATTTGACCGCGGTTCACGTATTTTAAAAGACTTCCCTGAGAAGCTTAGTAAATATGTAAAAGCTTGGTTTACGAAACATAATGTAGATGTAATAGCAAACTCTAATATTACTAAAGTAGAACCTGGTAAAATATTTAATCATGAAGAAGAAATTCCGTTAGATGCAATAGTTTGGACTGCAGGGGTACAGCCTGTTAAAATCGTACGCGATATGGATGTTGAAAAGGATCGCCAAGGTCGTCCAATTGTTACACAATACTTTAATGTTTTAGATGATGAGCATGTATATGTTGTAGGTGATTGTGCATCTTCAGACTTTTCTCCAAGTGCACAATTAGCGGAAGAACAGGCAGAGCATATCGTCAAAGTATTGCGCATGCGTTGGAAAGGTGAGCATTTACCAGAAAAAATGCCAGATATTAAATTAAAAGGTTTCATGGGTTCATTAGGCAAAAAACAAGGCTTTGCATACCTAGCTGATACAACTGTTACAGGTCGTATTGCACGTTTAATGAAATCTGGATTACTGTGGATGTATAAATATCAAAACGATTAA
- a CDS encoding MarR family winged helix-turn-helix transcriptional regulator, with product MNELKDELQNRDVIDLLSERHEILRRLAEEKWNKYNTIHISNSEWHILSKIYKNQPTISEVTKVVDFSRQATHKFIKSLEAKGLVEVSNAEHSKKHKVIRMTNFGEVCYEQNERNKAEIEQQLVRTIGEESVTKLKNILQLNWSIEQLEA from the coding sequence GTGAACGAGTTGAAGGACGAATTGCAAAATCGAGATGTCATTGATTTGTTGAGCGAACGTCATGAAATACTTCGACGACTTGCTGAAGAGAAATGGAATAAATATAATACAATCCATATATCTAACTCAGAATGGCATATTTTAAGTAAAATATATAAAAACCAACCTACTATTTCAGAGGTAACGAAAGTTGTCGATTTTTCCCGTCAGGCTACTCACAAATTTATAAAAAGTTTAGAAGCAAAAGGCTTGGTAGAGGTGAGCAATGCTGAGCATAGTAAAAAACACAAAGTAATCCGAATGACAAATTTCGGCGAAGTTTGCTATGAACAAAACGAACGTAACAAAGCGGAAATTGAACAACAATTGGTTCGCACAATTGGAGAAGAATCAGTAACGAAATTAAAAAATATATTACAACTTAATTGGAGTATTGAGCAGTTAGAGGCATAA
- a CDS encoding NifU family protein has protein sequence MAEAMINDQVQEVLDKLRPFLLRDGGDCELVDVEDGVVKLRLLGACGSCPSSTITLKAGIERALLEEVPGIIEVEQVF, from the coding sequence ATGGCAGAAGCAATGATTAACGACCAAGTTCAAGAAGTATTAGATAAATTACGCCCATTCTTACTACGTGACGGTGGAGACTGTGAATTAGTAGACGTAGAAGATGGTGTTGTAAAATTACGTTTATTAGGTGCATGCGGTAGTTGCCCTAGTTCTACGATTACACTAAAAGCAGGTATCGAACGTGCTTTATTAGAAGAAGTACCAGGTATCATTGAAGTAGAGCAAGTTTTCTAA
- a CDS encoding HesB/IscA family protein: MTSLKQVIEVTEAAVFHINEMMEHNEEQGAFLRVAVNGGGCSGLSYGMHFDKEKKEDDFEDVQHGLTILVSREDAPILMGTKIDYKQSLMGGGFTIDNPNAIASCGCGTSFKAAKREGTPEVCD; this comes from the coding sequence ATGACAAGTTTAAAACAAGTAATAGAAGTGACTGAGGCAGCAGTTTTTCATATTAATGAAATGATGGAGCATAATGAGGAGCAAGGTGCTTTTTTACGCGTAGCTGTTAATGGTGGCGGATGTAGTGGTCTATCGTATGGAATGCATTTTGATAAAGAGAAAAAAGAAGACGATTTTGAAGATGTACAACATGGTTTAACGATTCTTGTTTCCCGCGAAGATGCGCCTATTTTAATGGGAACAAAAATTGACTACAAACAATCGCTTATGGGCGGTGGCTTCACCATCGATAACCCAAATGCAATCGCATCTTGTGGCTGTGGCACAAGCTTTAAAGCTGCAAAACGTGAAGGTACGCCTGAGGTTTGTGATTAA